Proteins encoded in a region of the Synergistales bacterium genome:
- a CDS encoding V-type ATPase subunit, with protein sequence MNAILRGRSSGFLDDSAFRRFSGFGLRQFEVSLLESRYGEAFRTELVSREASSLRRIELALALGTADTFQLIRRIADGEPRQLLDVLFARADIHNLRLLLRTFSVPRSGQREAPLWMQYGLVSEEVCRDLWKSDDQVELEERCRGLGTPLTDALGDAVRELLRHRTLVQAERRLLRGILAFLLQRVEAYPSRNGELVAGYLGRLVDLWNTGIWLRAVTSGEELTEERFLPGGESLPPERLRRFDDVQSLIAGTAWNKVRTDDNPPAPVFQRRMQVAFWRWQITCFRGDPLGIDVLIGFVARQLVEWQNLSTIAVGIVMGHTEEQIRALLVPVGRNPGNA encoded by the coding sequence ATGAACGCCATCCTTCGCGGTCGGTCGAGCGGCTTTCTGGATGACAGCGCGTTCCGGCGGTTTTCCGGTTTCGGGTTGCGGCAGTTCGAGGTTTCCCTGCTGGAGAGCCGTTACGGTGAAGCCTTCCGAACAGAGCTGGTGAGCCGGGAGGCATCGTCTCTGCGCCGTATAGAGCTCGCCCTGGCCCTGGGAACCGCCGATACCTTTCAGCTGATCCGCAGAATCGCCGATGGGGAGCCCCGGCAGCTGCTCGATGTCCTCTTCGCGCGGGCTGATATCCACAATCTGCGCCTGCTGTTGCGCACCTTTTCCGTACCGCGCTCCGGTCAGCGGGAGGCACCGCTCTGGATGCAGTACGGGCTGGTGTCCGAAGAGGTGTGCCGGGATCTGTGGAAGAGCGATGACCAGGTGGAACTCGAAGAGCGTTGCCGAGGACTTGGGACCCCCCTCACCGATGCCCTGGGCGACGCCGTGCGCGAATTGCTGAGACACCGGACGCTGGTGCAGGCGGAGCGGCGGTTGCTCAGAGGTATCCTTGCGTTCCTGCTGCAAAGGGTGGAAGCATATCCCTCGCGCAACGGCGAGTTGGTGGCCGGCTATCTGGGGCGCCTTGTTGATCTCTGGAATACCGGTATCTGGCTCCGTGCTGTCACATCCGGAGAAGAACTGACGGAAGAGCGGTTCCTCCCCGGCGGGGAGAGCCTTCCCCCCGAGAGGCTGCGGCGGTTCGATGACGTGCAGTCGCTCATCGCGGGAACGGCATGGAACAAGGTGCGTACCGACGACAACCCTCCGGCTCCCGTATTCCAGCGGCGGATGCAGGTGGCCTTCTGGCGCTGGCAGATAACCTGCTTCCGGGGTGACCCGCTGGGTATCGACGTGCTGATCGGCTTTGTGGCGAGGCAGCTTGTGGAGTGGCAGAATCTCTCAACCATTGCCGTGGGTATCGTCATGGGACACACCGAAGAGCAGATACGGGCCCTTCTTGTCCCCGTAGGGAGGAATCCGGGCAATGCATGA
- a CDS encoding ATPase translates to MEKALIAFAAALAVGIPALATAYAQAKIGSTGAGTVAEKPETAGVMVVLEAIPETMVILGFVVAIMLILRFA, encoded by the coding sequence ATGGAAAAAGCCCTCATTGCATTTGCGGCGGCCCTTGCTGTCGGGATTCCGGCGCTGGCGACAGCCTATGCCCAGGCCAAGATCGGAAGCACCGGAGCGGGCACTGTAGCGGAGAAACCCGAAACCGCCGGTGTCATGGTAGTTCTCGAGGCGATTCCGGAGACAATGGTTATCCTCGGCTTTGTGGTCGCCATCATGTTGATTCTTCGGTTTGCCTAG
- a CDS encoding ATPase gives MIRRMLRLSLWGVTSIKGELVDQLHELGVLHTELAPAEVISREESHRLVLLSARIRGMLEALSWDDWDSLSDDYLRRVEARIGSLGAGAARELERSLESFRERLSELLEERDSLQRTLQTLRQVHHNVVHVLPFFQEERTEGRDLSLWWVGSSRVKTLLPRLRSAVQREGSKRGERASVRYHKAAVSGENVLLSLSVPREARGEVEEVMREEDAVAWRPPHAFEKRHVFDSIQAVEKGMDWVPKRLKEVEGELDKTRREWGPRLGALYILTEEQAEAARLEDTIVPEGGMFQLEGWIPEDHLEEATKALKCRFQDELFIYWRHPESDEWHEVPVALINPAPFRPFELFLRLLPSPRYMGVDPTILMGIFFPFFSGCMVGDAGYGAIIGVIGALLRKKGTRRRYVPEIGVILMHIAAWSVFWGFLYGELFGDLGHRLLGLHPLWVERAHAVMPVMIFTIVLGLGHILLGLLLGVVEGIRFGERSHWLEKLADLLIFLGLIALLVVIKGWLPPGLFSVALSFVIVGFVLLTVAGGVGGVVEMLGAVGNVLSYVRIAAIGLSSAILAMVASTFVDVLGISLLGLFLAVVLHLLNFVLALAGSGLHSARLHYVEFFGKFYSTGGTAYKPFSKRRKQ, from the coding sequence GTGATCCGGCGTATGCTGCGCCTCTCCCTGTGGGGCGTAACGAGTATCAAAGGAGAGCTGGTGGATCAGCTCCACGAATTGGGTGTACTCCATACGGAGCTGGCCCCGGCCGAGGTGATCTCCCGCGAGGAGAGCCACCGTCTGGTGTTGCTTTCCGCGAGGATCCGGGGCATGCTGGAAGCCCTCTCCTGGGACGACTGGGATTCCTTGAGCGACGACTATCTCAGACGGGTGGAGGCACGGATCGGTTCCCTGGGTGCAGGGGCGGCCCGGGAGCTTGAACGGAGCCTGGAGTCCTTCCGGGAACGTCTCTCGGAGCTGCTGGAGGAGCGCGATTCCCTGCAGCGGACGCTGCAGACCCTGCGGCAGGTCCACCACAATGTGGTACACGTCCTCCCTTTTTTCCAGGAGGAGCGCACCGAGGGACGTGACCTCTCGTTGTGGTGGGTCGGCTCGTCCCGGGTGAAGACGCTGCTGCCCCGCTTGCGCAGCGCAGTCCAGCGCGAGGGGTCCAAACGGGGAGAAAGGGCATCGGTGCGCTACCATAAGGCGGCGGTGTCGGGTGAGAATGTCCTGCTTTCGCTCAGTGTCCCCCGTGAGGCCAGGGGCGAGGTCGAAGAGGTGATGAGGGAGGAGGATGCGGTGGCCTGGCGTCCTCCGCATGCCTTCGAGAAACGCCATGTCTTCGATTCCATCCAGGCTGTGGAAAAGGGCATGGACTGGGTTCCCAAACGGCTCAAGGAAGTGGAAGGAGAGCTGGACAAGACCCGCCGGGAATGGGGACCGCGCCTTGGGGCACTCTATATCCTTACGGAGGAGCAGGCGGAGGCGGCCCGACTGGAGGACACCATTGTCCCCGAGGGGGGCATGTTCCAGCTGGAAGGCTGGATCCCCGAGGATCACCTTGAAGAAGCCACAAAAGCGTTGAAATGCCGCTTTCAGGATGAGCTCTTTATCTACTGGCGGCATCCGGAGAGCGACGAATGGCATGAGGTGCCGGTGGCGCTGATCAATCCGGCTCCCTTCAGACCCTTCGAACTCTTTTTGCGACTCCTGCCTTCGCCCCGGTACATGGGCGTCGACCCGACGATCCTCATGGGGATCTTCTTTCCCTTCTTTTCCGGTTGTATGGTGGGTGACGCCGGGTATGGGGCGATCATCGGCGTCATCGGAGCGCTCTTGCGGAAAAAAGGAACCCGAAGGCGCTATGTCCCCGAGATCGGTGTCATTCTCATGCATATCGCCGCCTGGAGCGTTTTCTGGGGCTTCCTGTACGGCGAGCTCTTCGGCGATCTGGGCCACAGGCTGCTGGGGCTTCATCCGCTCTGGGTGGAACGGGCCCACGCCGTTATGCCTGTGATGATCTTCACCATTGTGCTGGGCCTGGGACACATCCTGCTTGGACTGCTCCTCGGCGTCGTGGAGGGGATCCGTTTCGGAGAACGGTCCCACTGGCTGGAGAAACTTGCCGATCTGCTGATCTTCCTCGGCCTGATCGCGTTGCTCGTGGTGATCAAGGGATGGCTTCCCCCGGGGCTCTTCAGCGTGGCGCTCTCCTTTGTGATCGTGGGGTTTGTGCTGCTCACCGTAGCCGGGGGTGTCGGCGGTGTCGTGGAGATGCTCGGGGCCGTCGGCAACGTGCTCAGCTATGTCCGGATTGCCGCCATAGGCCTTTCCTCGGCGATCCTCGCCATGGTGGCTTCCACCTTTGTCGATGTTCTCGGCATCTCCCTGCTGGGTCTCTTCCTGGCGGTGGTCCTCCATCTTCTCAACTTTGTCCTCGCCCTGGCGGGTTCCGGACTGCACTCCGCCCGTTTGCACTATGTTGAATTCTTCGGCAAGTTCTATTCAACCGGAGGAACAGCCTACAAACCATTTTCCAAAAGGAGGAAACAGTGA
- a CDS encoding CBS domain-containing protein, with protein MNTTASQLMMRDLTALAVDDLIIDAVRVFYTQRIGGVPVVRHNWILAGFISESDILHASVPTYLEVLAQSSFLDDSEGNLLDRLKMLGGRLVEEFMTSDPIYVHPQTSLMTVADLMLRKRIKRLPVVEDGHRLAGVIDRGAFCEFMMEAEVFNER; from the coding sequence GTGAACACCACTGCTTCCCAATTGATGATGCGCGACCTCACGGCCCTTGCGGTTGATGACCTGATCATTGACGCGGTCCGTGTTTTTTATACCCAGAGAATCGGCGGTGTGCCGGTGGTCCGCCACAACTGGATTCTGGCGGGGTTCATCTCGGAGAGCGATATCCTCCACGCATCGGTGCCCACCTACCTTGAGGTGCTTGCGCAGAGCTCCTTCCTCGACGATTCGGAGGGGAATCTCCTCGATCGCCTCAAGATGCTTGGTGGAAGGCTGGTGGAGGAATTCATGACCTCTGATCCCATCTATGTCCACCCCCAGACCAGTCTGATGACCGTGGCCGACCTGATGCTGCGCAAGCGCATCAAGCGTCTCCCTGTTGTGGAGGACGGACACCGCCTTGCCGGCGTGATCGACCGTGGGGCCTTCTGCGAATTTATGATGGAGGCTGAGGTTTTCAATGAAAGATAG
- a CDS encoding WecB/TagA/CpsF family glycosyltransferase, which produces MFSDITLLAGLSISLSVALACLVVQKMLRRHLQQDQLDYMRDLLLLGAWCIIGFWSTSGDARHVVAIAVVATLIGLVQRFSRANIRFLYLVIGLLFAVLGPRISFIGLPGGEYLYLSPWASMLVTALWGGLFPLLVQELDQISGMAAHLLAMTWLLLVGVTLFSMQGFGGSLLLSVSGLILLAVFWSRHGHMFRRLGQPLSALWGTLLAGTSMLGVSKSVAFTTIFLLPVGLFALPFLETSLNAISRALPGRRDGTLCLYRHLLGKGVDHPAAVRAVALFCGALGLAAAALQLRPDAQGLLVAGSSLAASGAYLLHLKTQTSPPLCPRRPVIWGVPIDNVSVQYALAKVRSWLNAGERGPRRIVTPNALAVYACLQDRRLRRVFQSADLSLPDGMGLVWALRAFRYILHERIAGVEFMDRLCRIAATEGWSVFLLGGEPGIAETTGERLQERYPGLAVAGTYNGYFPSEQNDEVVERIRDSRADILFVALGVPWQDIWLYRHIDELGDMVGMGVGGSFDVISGKLRRAPAMWQKLGCEWLYRLFQEPWRWRRMSRLPLFVLAVLATRIGILHKGGGKT; this is translated from the coding sequence ATGTTCTCTGACATAACACTACTGGCGGGTCTTTCAATCAGTCTCTCTGTGGCGCTGGCGTGCCTGGTGGTCCAGAAGATGCTCCGCCGGCACCTGCAGCAGGACCAGCTCGATTACATGCGGGATCTGCTGCTGCTGGGGGCATGGTGTATCATCGGATTCTGGTCCACCAGCGGCGACGCACGCCATGTCGTCGCCATTGCGGTGGTGGCCACGCTGATCGGTCTGGTGCAGCGGTTTTCCAGGGCCAACATCCGTTTTCTCTATCTTGTCATCGGCCTCCTCTTTGCCGTCCTTGGGCCCCGGATCTCCTTCATCGGGCTTCCCGGCGGCGAATACCTCTACCTTTCCCCCTGGGCCTCCATGCTGGTCACCGCGCTCTGGGGCGGCCTCTTCCCGCTGCTCGTCCAGGAACTCGACCAGATCTCGGGGATGGCGGCGCATCTGCTTGCCATGACATGGCTTCTTCTGGTCGGCGTGACCCTCTTTTCCATGCAGGGCTTCGGCGGCTCGCTCCTGCTGAGCGTCAGCGGGCTCATCCTGCTGGCGGTCTTCTGGAGCCGGCACGGTCACATGTTCAGGCGTCTCGGGCAACCTCTCTCGGCGCTCTGGGGAACCCTGCTGGCGGGCACCTCCATGCTCGGCGTCAGTAAGAGCGTGGCGTTCACCACCATCTTTCTGCTTCCGGTGGGGCTCTTCGCACTCCCCTTCCTCGAGACCTCCCTGAATGCCATCAGCCGGGCCCTCCCGGGCAGGAGGGACGGCACGCTCTGCCTCTACCGTCATCTTCTCGGGAAAGGGGTGGACCATCCCGCCGCCGTACGGGCGGTGGCGCTGTTCTGTGGCGCTCTCGGCTTAGCCGCGGCGGCGCTCCAGCTCCGCCCGGATGCCCAGGGGCTGTTGGTGGCCGGCAGCTCTCTGGCCGCCTCGGGCGCCTATCTGCTCCATCTGAAGACCCAGACCAGCCCTCCTCTCTGTCCGCGCCGTCCGGTGATCTGGGGGGTGCCCATCGACAACGTCTCCGTACAGTATGCCCTCGCCAAGGTGCGTTCCTGGCTCAACGCCGGGGAACGGGGCCCTCGCCGCATCGTCACCCCCAATGCCCTGGCGGTGTACGCCTGTCTCCAGGACAGACGGCTGCGGCGGGTCTTCCAGAGCGCCGACCTCTCCCTCCCCGACGGGATGGGTCTGGTGTGGGCGCTCCGCGCCTTCCGGTATATCCTGCACGAACGTATCGCCGGTGTCGAGTTTATGGATCGCCTCTGCCGTATCGCCGCCACGGAAGGGTGGTCGGTGTTCCTCCTCGGAGGCGAGCCGGGCATCGCCGAAACGACGGGGGAGCGCCTTCAGGAACGCTATCCGGGGCTCGCTGTGGCGGGTACCTACAACGGATACTTTCCCAGTGAGCAGAACGACGAGGTTGTGGAGCGAATCCGGGACTCCCGGGCCGACATCCTCTTTGTGGCCCTGGGGGTGCCCTGGCAGGATATCTGGTTGTACCGGCATATCGACGAACTGGGAGATATGGTTGGTATGGGAGTAGGGGGGAGTTTCGATGTTATCTCCGGAAAGCTGCGGCGGGCGCCGGCGATGTGGCAGAAGCTCGGCTGCGAGTGGCTCTACCGGTTATTCCAGGAGCCCTGGCGGTGGAGACGGATGAGCCGGCTTCCCCTGTTTGTTCTGGCTGTGCTGGCGACGCGAATCGGAATCCTACATAAGGGCGGAGGGAAAACGTGA